DNA from Phycisphaerae bacterium:
GTTTTGACCGCCTGCTCGACCAGTTCGTTGACGGAGATATTCCCGATGGACGACTGGCCGCTGCGGGCGAATTTGGCCAGGTCCGATAAGATCTGCTGGATTTTGCCGAGGGCGTCCTGGGCCGAGCCGAGGTACTCCTCGATTTTGGCCGTCCCGTCGTCGGGAGTCTGTTCGAGGCGGCGCAGGGCCAGGCTGATGTATCGCATCGACCCATCCAGCGGATTGTTGACTTCATGGGCGATCCTGGCGGCCAGACCGGTCAGCGAGGCCAGGCTCTGCTCGCGGGTCTGCTGAACGGCCAGTTCCGCCTGATCCAGCCGCTCGGCGAGGTAGACAAAGGCCCAGGTCGCCGATCCCATCGGGGCCGGCGTGATCCGTACGTCGATGCGGCGCAGCGTTCCGGCTGAGCCGACGGCGACGTTTTCGAGGACCACGGCGGATTTGCGTTGGAGGCACTCGGCCGCCATGCCGTCCAGGTCGATGCTGACCTCCGGTCCCTGCACCATACCCAGCCGCCCGGCTGGTCCAAGCCAGTCGCGGTCGGCCTGTCCCTTTGCGCAGGGGGCCACCACGACGCGACGGTCATCGTCAATGAGGCACGCCCATCCCGGCAGATCCGATAGTATCTGCTCCAGGAGGGTCAGCCAGTGTCTATTCTGGACGTTGGATGCCTTATCCATGCTTATCTGCCCGGTCATGCGCGCAGGGCCTTTGAGCCCACTCGGACTCATTGGTGACATCGGCAAAGCAATGGGACGGCTGAACGTACAGAAACGGAGTCAGAGTCAAGCCCTATTGAATAACTAGTAAGTAGGTCGATTATGTCGGAGGCGGGGATGGGTCTGAAAGTCCCAAGATTTGGCTTGCTTTCATCAGCAGTGGGGCCGATGCTTGTAGCGTTGCAGACGAGCTGTGACAGGCCAAAAAGTCCCTCCGGACTGATTGACTTTCCGAATCCGGCGTTTTATACTATCAGTTTACCTTTTATCAAGAGGATGCACGATGCCGGAAGAGAAGAAGACGATTTTGCTGGTGGATGACGACGAAGAGATTCTGGCGGCGATGGAGGCAACCATCCGCCAGTTCGACGTGAAGATCGAGCGGGCGACCAACGGCAACCAGGCGGTGGACAAGGTGGAGAAGGTCGAGCCGGACCTGGTGGTGCTGGACATGATGCTGCCGCGGAAGTCGGGATTCCTGGTGATGGAGCGGATACGATCGCGGCGCCAGCAGCAGAAGAGCGAGAAGCCGTACGTGATCATGGTGACGGCGAATCCGGGCCAGCGTCACAAGCAGTACGCTCAGAGCCTGGGGGTCAATGAGTACCTGAACAAGCCGTTCCGGATGGACCGGTTGACGGATGCGATCTCGAAGCTGCTGCAGATTGAGAAGAAGAGTAAGTAGTAAGAACCCTATAGAGATGTGCAAGCGGAGAAGTAAGAAACGATGTCGGAAGTAATCACAGCCAAGAAACGCGAAGCGATTGCGTCGCATCGGCGACACGAAGGCGACACCGGTTCCTCGGAGGTCCAGATCGCCCTGCTGACGGCCCGGATCAATCACTTGACCGAGCACATGCGGCAGCACAAGAAGGATCACTCTTCCCAGCGGGGGCTGATGAAGATGGTCGGCAAGCGCAGTTCGCTGCTGAAGTACCTGCGTGAGACGGACCTGGAGCGTTATCAGAAGGTGATCGCGGAAGTCGGGTTGCGGAAGTAACGGGACGAACCGACCGTGGGTCAGGCGGGGCTGTGAACACGTAGGTGCGCCGTTCATCGCGTATGCCCGCGGGGTGAGTATGTGATGTGAATCTGTAGGAGTACAATGATGCCAGTTTTTCGGGTGGAACGTGAAATTGCGGGTCGGACCCTGTCGATTGAGACGGGGCGGCTGGCCCGCCAGTCGCACGGCAGTGCGGTGGTGCGTTACGGGGACACGGTGGTGCTGTCCGCCGTGGTGTTTTCGGCGCCTCGGGAGATGCTGGACTTTTTCCCGCTGTGGGTGGACTACCGCGAGAAGACGTACGCGGCGGGCAAGTTTCCGGGCGGTTTCATCAAGCGTGAGGGGCGTCCGACGAACAAAGAGATTCTGACGATGCGGATGATCGATCGTCCGATCCGGCCGCTGTTCCCGAAGTTTTACCGGGACGAGGTCCAGATTCAGGCGATGGTGCTCTCGGCGGATCAGCAGAACGATCCGGATATTCTGGCCGCCATCGCGTCGTCGGCGGCGCTGGCCGTCTCGCCCATTCCGTTCGAAGGGCCCATCGGGGCGGTTCGGATCGGCCGGGTGAAGGACGAGCTGGTGGTCAATCCGCTGCACAGCCAGTCGGAGTTTTCGTCGCTGGAGCTGGTGCTGGCGGGGCGCAAGGACGCCGTCAACATGATCGAGCTGGGCGCCGAGCCGACCTCGGAAGAGGTGGTTCTCCAGGCGATCGAAATGGGCCATGGCGTGATCACGACGATCTGCGAGATGATCGAGGAACTGGTCGCCCAGGTCAATCCGGTCAAGATCGAGGCGCCCGGCGCGCCGGAGCATTACGAAGCGATTCTCAACGCGCTTCGCGAGAAGTACACCGGGGCCCTGGTCGAGGCCAAGCAGATCAAGGGCAAACAGGAGCGGAACGCGGCGGTCGACGCGGTCAAGGAGAAGGCGTTCGAGGAACTGGCCCCCGAGGACAATCCGGAAGCCGAGACGCTGAAGAAGATCGCGTCGATGGCGTTCGAGGAGTTCGAGGAGGCGGTGGTTCGGCGTCAGATCATCGAGGGCCGCCGGTCGGACGGCCGTCAGGCCGAGGAGCTTCGCGAGATCACCTGCGAGGTGGGCACGCTGCCGCGAACGCACGGTTCGGCGGTGTTCACCCGCGGCGAGACGCAGGCCCTCGTGGTGGCCACGCTGGGCACCACGGAAGACGAGCAGATCGTCGACGGCCTGGCTGAGGAATACAGCAAGAAGTTCATGCTGGACTACAACTTCCCGCCGTTCAGCGTGGGCGAGGTCAAGCCGATCCGGGGTCCGGGCCGTCGCGAGATCGGCCACGGCGCGCTGGCGGAGCGGTGTTTGGCGAACGTGATGCCGTCGGTGGAGGATTTCCCGTACACGGTTCGGCTGGTCTCGGACATTCTCGAGTCGAACGGTTCGAGTTCGATGGCGAGCACGTGCGGCGGGACTCTGGCGTTGATGGACGCGGGCGTGCCGATCCGCGAGCCGGTGGCGGGCATCAGCATCGGGCTGGTCAAGGAAGGCGACACCGAGCTGCTGCTGACCGACATCATCGGCGAGGAAGACCACTTCGGCGACATGGATTTCAAGGTCGCGGGCACCAAGTCCGGGATCACGGGCATCCAGTTGGATCTGAAGATGCGCGGGATACCGATGCACCTTATCCGCGGGACATTCGATCGGGCCAAACAGACGCGGATGCGGATTCTGGACATCATGCTGGCGACGATCGATCAGCCGCGGCCGGAGATCTCCGAGTACGCTCCGAAGCTGCTGACGATCAAGATCGACCCGGAGAAGATCGGTACGGTGATCGGGCCGGGCGGCAAGATGATCCGCAAGATTCAGGACGAGACCGGGGCCAATATCGAGATCGAGGACGACGGCACGGTCTACATTTCGAGCCGCGGCGGCGACGGCGCGTACAAGGCCCGCGAGATGGTCGAGCAGCTCACCGAGGAGATCGAGGTGGGCAAGACGTACACCGGCAAGGTGGTTTCGATCAAGGATTTCGGCGCGTTCATCGAGGTGCTGCCGGGCCAGGACGGCCTGTGCCACATCAGCGAGTTGGCGGACGGTTACGTCGGCTCGGTCACGGATGTGGTGAGCATCGGCGATACGGTCACGGTCAAGGTGATCGGGATCGACGATCAGGGCCGCGTGAAGCTCTCGAAGCGGGCGATCGACTCGCCCGGGTCCGAGCAGATGGCGCCGGCGGGCGGCGGCGGCCGTGATCGCGGCGGCGACCGCGGCGGACGCGGCGGCGACCGTGGTGGACGCGGCGGCGACCGTGGTGGACGCGGAGGCGATCGCGGCGGACGCGGCGGCGACCGCGGCGGACGGCGCTAGCGTCAAGCGACACCTGCTGATAGAGACAAGAACCGGAAGGGCTGGGCCTTTCCGGTTTTTTTATGCGCGAAAGAGCCCGCCACGTGGCGAGACGCGGGAAGGGCCCCGTCCCGCTTCCGGGAGATTGGGATCAGACCCCCAGGATGTACTGGAGGAGTTCGAGGGCGTCCTGCCATCCGATGGGGAAGTCGGAGAGCGGGGCCCGGCCGAATTCCTGGTCCTCGATCAGCAGGTAGGACGGGGTGATGCGGTCCATCAGTTCGGCGTTGTCCTCGGTGTGGATCAGGCCGAGCAGGTGGCCCATC
Protein-coding regions in this window:
- a CDS encoding HAMP domain-containing histidine kinase; this translates as MDKASNVQNRHWLTLLEQILSDLPGWACLIDDDRRVVVAPCAKGQADRDWLGPAGRLGMVQGPEVSIDLDGMAAECLQRKSAVVLENVAVGSAGTLRRIDVRITPAPMGSATWAFVYLAERLDQAELAVQQTREQSLASLTGLAARIAHEVNNPLDGSMRYISLALRRLEQTPDDGTAKIEEYLGSAQDALGKIQQILSDLAKFARSGQSSIGNISVNELVEQAVKTMLLRAESRRIQIVTALSDRLPEAGGPRLYQVFCNLIKNAIDAIDERRRRDPDCPSIINIRTSVEGGCVRVSVEDTGCGLPENPQRIFEPFYSTKGDRGGAGLGLAIAREIVEEQGGSLSAGPGRDAGAKFVVELPAATPALQRERMSR
- the pnp gene encoding polyribonucleotide nucleotidyltransferase yields the protein MPVFRVEREIAGRTLSIETGRLARQSHGSAVVRYGDTVVLSAVVFSAPREMLDFFPLWVDYREKTYAAGKFPGGFIKREGRPTNKEILTMRMIDRPIRPLFPKFYRDEVQIQAMVLSADQQNDPDILAAIASSAALAVSPIPFEGPIGAVRIGRVKDELVVNPLHSQSEFSSLELVLAGRKDAVNMIELGAEPTSEEVVLQAIEMGHGVITTICEMIEELVAQVNPVKIEAPGAPEHYEAILNALREKYTGALVEAKQIKGKQERNAAVDAVKEKAFEELAPEDNPEAETLKKIASMAFEEFEEAVVRRQIIEGRRSDGRQAEELREITCEVGTLPRTHGSAVFTRGETQALVVATLGTTEDEQIVDGLAEEYSKKFMLDYNFPPFSVGEVKPIRGPGRREIGHGALAERCLANVMPSVEDFPYTVRLVSDILESNGSSSMASTCGGTLALMDAGVPIREPVAGISIGLVKEGDTELLLTDIIGEEDHFGDMDFKVAGTKSGITGIQLDLKMRGIPMHLIRGTFDRAKQTRMRILDIMLATIDQPRPEISEYAPKLLTIKIDPEKIGTVIGPGGKMIRKIQDETGANIEIEDDGTVYISSRGGDGAYKAREMVEQLTEEIEVGKTYTGKVVSIKDFGAFIEVLPGQDGLCHISELADGYVGSVTDVVSIGDTVTVKVIGIDDQGRVKLSKRAIDSPGSEQMAPAGGGGRDRGGDRGGRGGDRGGRGGDRGGRGGDRGGRGGDRGGRR
- a CDS encoding response regulator gives rise to the protein MPEEKKTILLVDDDEEILAAMEATIRQFDVKIERATNGNQAVDKVEKVEPDLVVLDMMLPRKSGFLVMERIRSRRQQQKSEKPYVIMVTANPGQRHKQYAQSLGVNEYLNKPFRMDRLTDAISKLLQIEKKSK
- the rpsO gene encoding 30S ribosomal protein S15, with protein sequence MSEVITAKKREAIASHRRHEGDTGSSEVQIALLTARINHLTEHMRQHKKDHSSQRGLMKMVGKRSSLLKYLRETDLERYQKVIAEVGLRK